In Vibrio atlanticus, the following proteins share a genomic window:
- the yfbR gene encoding 5'-deoxynucleotidase: MKQSHFFAHLARMKLIQRWPLMRSVSSENISEHSLQVAFVAHALALIKNKKFNGQLNPEHIALLGMYHDTSEVLTGDLPTPVKYYNPDIAQEYKKIEAAAEQRLLSMLPEEFRDDFAPFLISGTASKEEQSIVKQADTICAYLKCLEELSAGNHEYEQAKRRLEQTLKQRKSPEMDYFLTTFAPSFELSLDEIS; this comes from the coding sequence ATGAAACAGAGCCACTTCTTTGCCCATCTCGCACGTATGAAGCTAATTCAACGTTGGCCGCTCATGCGCTCAGTCTCAAGCGAAAACATTTCAGAGCATAGCCTACAGGTCGCTTTCGTCGCCCATGCCTTGGCGCTTATCAAAAATAAGAAGTTTAATGGTCAGCTCAACCCTGAGCACATTGCGCTGCTTGGCATGTACCATGACACCAGTGAAGTACTGACTGGAGACTTGCCAACTCCGGTTAAATACTACAACCCAGACATCGCACAAGAGTACAAGAAGATAGAAGCGGCGGCAGAGCAAAGACTGCTTTCAATGCTGCCAGAAGAATTCCGAGACGACTTCGCACCTTTCCTAATTTCAGGCACAGCAAGCAAAGAAGAACAAAGCATCGTCAAGCAGGCCGACACCATCTGTGCTTACCTAAAATGCTTGGAAGAACTCAGTGCGGGCAATCATGAATACGAGCAAGCCAAGCGTAGACTGGAACAAACACTCAAGCAGCGAAAAAGCCCAGAAATGGACTACTTTCTCACCACATTTGCGCCGAGCTTTGAATTATCACTAGACGAGATAAGCTAG
- a CDS encoding pyridoxal phosphate-dependent aminotransferase, translating to MQNIGMSSKLNNVCYEIRGPVLKHAKRMEEEGHKILKLNIGNPAPFGFDAPDEILVDVIRNLPTSQGYCDSKGIYSARKAVVQHYQKKGLRNLDVEDVYIGNGASELIVMSMQALLDNGDEILVPAPDYPLWTASVALSGGTPVHYMCDEDADWYPDLDDMRAKISPKTRGIVLINPNNPTGAVYSRDFLLQVVEIAREHGLIIFADEIYDKVLYDGAVHTSVATLAEDVLMVTFNGLSKAYRVCGFRGGWMFLTGPKHIAKGYVEGLEMLASMRLCANVPMQHAIQTALGGYQSINELILPGGRLLEQRDRAWELINKIPGVSCVKPKGAMYLFPKIDTNMYNIKDDQKFVLDFLKQEKVLLVQGTGFNWPKPDHFRIVTLPHIEDLEIAIGRLERFLQTYSQDDLIEG from the coding sequence ATGCAAAATATCGGGATGTCGTCAAAACTCAACAATGTATGCTACGAAATCAGGGGGCCTGTACTCAAACATGCTAAGCGCATGGAAGAAGAAGGGCATAAAATACTGAAGCTTAATATTGGTAACCCCGCCCCATTTGGTTTTGACGCCCCTGATGAAATCCTTGTTGATGTAATCCGTAACCTACCGACATCTCAAGGTTACTGCGACTCAAAAGGCATCTATTCAGCCCGTAAAGCGGTTGTTCAGCATTACCAGAAAAAAGGTCTACGTAACCTTGATGTAGAAGACGTTTACATTGGCAACGGCGCATCAGAGCTTATCGTGATGTCTATGCAGGCGCTACTGGATAATGGTGATGAAATCTTAGTTCCTGCTCCGGATTACCCACTATGGACAGCGTCTGTTGCACTTTCTGGTGGTACACCGGTTCACTACATGTGTGATGAGGATGCAGATTGGTATCCAGACCTTGATGACATGCGTGCGAAGATCTCACCAAAGACGCGCGGCATCGTTCTTATCAACCCGAACAACCCAACGGGTGCGGTATACAGCCGTGATTTCCTACTTCAAGTTGTTGAGATTGCTCGTGAGCACGGTTTGATTATCTTCGCTGATGAAATCTACGACAAAGTGCTTTACGACGGTGCCGTACACACTTCAGTTGCAACGCTTGCCGAAGATGTATTAATGGTCACATTCAACGGTCTGTCTAAGGCTTACCGTGTATGTGGTTTCCGTGGTGGCTGGATGTTCTTAACGGGTCCAAAGCACATAGCGAAAGGCTACGTTGAAGGGCTAGAAATGCTGGCCTCGATGCGCTTGTGTGCCAACGTGCCAATGCAACACGCGATCCAAACCGCGCTCGGCGGCTATCAGAGTATTAATGAACTGATTCTGCCAGGCGGTCGACTACTTGAGCAACGCGACCGCGCATGGGAGCTGATCAACAAGATCCCTGGCGTTTCTTGTGTGAAACCGAAAGGCGCAATGTACCTGTTCCCTAAGATCGACACCAACATGTACAACATCAAAGACGATCAGAAGTTTGTGCTCGACTTCCTTAAGCAAGAGAAGGTGCTATTGGTTCAAGGTACTGGCTTCAACTGGCCAAAACCGGATCACTTCCGCATCGTGACTCTGCCACATATCGAAGATCTAGAAATCGCGATTGGTCGTCTAGAGCGCTTCTTGCAGACTTACAGCCAAGACGACCTCATCGAAGGTTAA
- the ppiD gene encoding peptidylprolyl isomerase has translation MMDRLREGVNSIAVKIILGLIILSFVFAGVGSYITGGGNNAAAKVGNTEIARGEFEQAYQNERNRMQSQLGDYFAQMLADPAYVESFRKSVLDRMINDVLLEQQAESLGLRISDSQIRTMILEMPQFQTAGQFDQEVYQSALRRAGFSAESFAEYMRRDLMRNQLVTALQGSEFVLQGEIDIQSKLIAQTRDIRTVTLSVADLAKTIELTDEQIEQYYQENPAAYTRPEQAKVSYIELSAEALKSQLEVSDEEAQKYYQEHLDKYSTEEQRKVSHILVQGDDEAKAQSILDELNAGADFATLAEEKSDDFGSADVGGDLGWIERDVMDPAFEEAAFALENIGDTTGLVKSDFGYHIIKLDEVKASQAQPYTEVATDIKQELLDQHAVDQFYEQQTELEKVAFEFPDSLDDSAEAINAKITTTDFISQADAPEVLMTPAVMQAILSPEVKEDGLNSEVIEVAPEHVIVVRVEETRDETVLPLAEVKDQVVAALSAVKAEQQAVELGVSLVNELKQGNEAVLADNSLEFTELETIDRNSPLAASVFALVKPEAGQAVFGQSKDQDGNIVVVELSKVTAEINPAYSTQLGAQLERVGNQQDLTNVLNVLRKNADVEYYIVGQAQ, from the coding sequence ATGATGGATCGATTACGCGAAGGCGTGAATAGCATCGCGGTAAAAATTATCCTTGGGTTGATTATCCTGTCATTCGTATTCGCAGGTGTAGGCAGCTACATCACCGGTGGCGGTAACAACGCAGCAGCTAAAGTTGGCAACACAGAAATTGCTCGTGGTGAGTTCGAACAAGCTTACCAAAACGAACGTAATCGCATGCAATCTCAACTTGGCGATTACTTCGCTCAAATGCTTGCAGACCCTGCATACGTGGAGTCTTTCCGTAAGTCAGTACTTGATCGCATGATCAACGATGTTCTACTTGAGCAGCAAGCAGAGTCTCTAGGCCTACGAATCAGTGATTCTCAAATCCGTACAATGATTCTAGAAATGCCTCAGTTCCAAACGGCTGGTCAATTCGACCAAGAAGTTTACCAATCGGCATTACGTCGTGCAGGTTTCAGCGCAGAAAGCTTCGCTGAATACATGCGTCGTGACCTAATGCGTAACCAACTTGTTACTGCACTTCAAGGCAGTGAATTTGTTCTTCAAGGCGAAATTGATATTCAGAGCAAGCTTATTGCTCAAACTCGTGACATTCGCACAGTGACACTGTCTGTTGCTGACCTAGCGAAAACCATCGAGTTAACTGACGAGCAAATCGAACAGTACTACCAAGAGAACCCTGCGGCTTACACTCGTCCAGAGCAGGCTAAGGTGTCTTACATCGAACTTTCTGCTGAAGCACTTAAATCGCAACTTGAAGTTAGCGATGAGGAAGCACAGAAATATTACCAAGAGCATCTAGATAAGTACTCTACTGAAGAGCAACGTAAAGTTAGCCACATTCTAGTTCAAGGTGATGACGAAGCGAAAGCTCAGTCTATCCTAGACGAGCTAAATGCAGGTGCTGATTTTGCTACGCTAGCAGAAGAAAAATCTGACGACTTCGGTAGTGCAGATGTTGGCGGTGACCTAGGTTGGATTGAACGCGATGTTATGGACCCAGCATTCGAAGAGGCGGCTTTCGCTCTTGAGAATATTGGCGATACGACTGGCTTAGTTAAATCTGATTTTGGCTACCACATCATCAAGCTAGACGAAGTAAAAGCATCTCAAGCTCAGCCTTACACTGAAGTTGCTACTGATATTAAGCAAGAGCTTCTAGACCAACACGCCGTTGATCAGTTCTACGAGCAACAAACTGAACTTGAAAAAGTAGCGTTTGAATTCCCAGATTCTCTAGACGACTCTGCTGAAGCTATCAACGCGAAGATCACGACGACTGATTTCATCTCTCAAGCTGACGCTCCAGAAGTTCTGATGACGCCTGCAGTAATGCAAGCTATCTTGAGCCCTGAAGTGAAAGAAGACGGTTTGAACTCTGAAGTTATCGAAGTGGCTCCTGAGCACGTTATTGTTGTACGTGTAGAAGAGACTCGCGACGAAACAGTTCTTCCTTTAGCAGAAGTGAAAGATCAAGTTGTAGCTGCATTGTCTGCTGTAAAAGCAGAGCAACAAGCGGTAGAGCTAGGTGTTTCTCTAGTAAACGAACTTAAGCAAGGTAATGAAGCGGTACTGGCGGATAACAGCCTTGAGTTTACTGAACTTGAAACCATTGACCGTAATTCTCCATTAGCTGCATCTGTATTCGCTCTAGTGAAACCAGAAGCCGGTCAAGCTGTGTTCGGTCAATCTAAAGATCAAGACGGTAACATCGTTGTTGTTGAGCTTTCTAAAGTAACGGCTGAAATCAACCCTGCTTACAGCACACAACTTGGTGCACAGTTAGAGCGCGTTGGTAATCAACAAGACCTTACTAATGTACTAAACGTACTGCGTAAAAATGCAGACGTTGAATACTACATCGTTGGTCAAGCTCAATAA
- the rrtA gene encoding rhombosortase, which produces MYPVLIFTSLLCVLFQFEPIQAWVVWDSNAIAEGQWWRILTGNFSHTNYSHLLMNLAGLWIISYLFQPSKKQLVAALLVISLVTGIALLFSSIQIYVGLSGTLHGLFGLFALSEALNGRRSSWLLVLGLIAKIAWEQLFGPSSTTGELINARVAIEAHLAGALAGGFISIASFLTSIQTD; this is translated from the coding sequence GTGTACCCTGTTTTAATTTTCACTTCACTTTTATGCGTCTTATTCCAATTTGAGCCAATACAAGCTTGGGTCGTATGGGATAGCAATGCGATTGCCGAGGGGCAATGGTGGCGGATCCTAACAGGAAACTTTTCACATACCAACTACTCGCACCTTCTGATGAATCTAGCAGGCTTATGGATCATCAGCTATCTGTTTCAACCGAGTAAAAAACAGCTTGTTGCTGCTCTGCTTGTGATTAGTCTAGTGACGGGGATCGCGCTGTTGTTTTCGAGTATTCAGATCTATGTTGGCCTATCTGGCACTTTGCATGGGTTGTTTGGCTTATTCGCGCTCAGTGAGGCTTTAAACGGTAGGAGATCAAGTTGGCTGTTAGTATTGGGATTAATCGCTAAAATCGCTTGGGAGCAGCTTTTTGGCCCTTCTAGCACGACTGGCGAACTGATTAATGCTCGTGTCGCGATTGAAGCCCACCTAGCAGGTGCACTGGCCGGAGGCTTCATATCTATCGCTTCATTTCTAACAAGTATACAAACGGATTAA
- a CDS encoding anti-phage deoxyguanosine triphosphatase — protein MNSPLEPPFELEQEWQDRNDDEHKIRRDDHRSPYQRDRARVLHSAAFRRLQAKTQVHGTTVNDFHRTRLTHSLEAAQLGTGIVAQLKKKQPEFRDLLPSDSLIDSLCLAHDIGHPPYGHGGEVALNYMMRDHGGFEGNAQTFRIVTQLEPYTEHHGMNLSRRTLLGLIKYPSLLSQVQARLQSEPVKHQRQLRAKDWMPAKGIYDHDEELFNWVLEPLSSSDQQLLKQKRKKHTEPLEHNKTKYKSLDCSIMELADDIAYGVHDLEDAIVLGSVTKSQWVESAYPQLKEMADPWVCEHLDSITEMLFSGEQYRRKDAIGGIVNALLTSISIERVDARFENVLLAYNAVLEPSMDATLDKLKHFVSEFVIQVPQVQVIEYKGQQIIMDMFEAFSADPERLLPLPIKKQWLQHQDESRKMRVIADYISSMTDDLAQKMHQQLFSAHTEF, from the coding sequence TTGAATTCTCCACTCGAACCACCATTTGAACTCGAACAAGAATGGCAAGATCGAAATGACGATGAACATAAAATAAGGCGTGATGACCACCGTAGCCCGTATCAACGCGATCGTGCGCGGGTGCTTCACTCTGCCGCTTTTCGCCGCCTCCAAGCAAAAACCCAAGTTCATGGCACCACGGTAAACGATTTCCACCGAACTCGCCTTACCCATTCGCTAGAAGCCGCTCAGCTAGGTACCGGTATCGTTGCCCAGCTGAAAAAAAAGCAGCCCGAGTTTCGAGACCTACTGCCCTCAGACAGTTTGATTGATTCACTGTGCTTGGCTCACGACATCGGTCATCCACCATACGGACATGGCGGCGAAGTCGCACTCAACTATATGATGCGCGACCACGGTGGCTTTGAAGGCAACGCTCAAACGTTTCGCATTGTCACTCAGCTAGAACCTTACACTGAGCATCACGGGATGAACCTGTCTCGACGCACGCTACTGGGGTTAATTAAGTACCCTTCGCTGCTCAGTCAAGTCCAAGCGAGATTACAGTCTGAACCTGTTAAGCATCAACGACAGCTCCGAGCCAAAGATTGGATGCCAGCAAAAGGCATCTACGATCATGATGAAGAACTTTTTAACTGGGTACTGGAGCCGCTTTCAAGCAGCGACCAACAGCTTCTAAAACAGAAAAGAAAAAAACACACCGAACCTCTTGAACATAATAAGACAAAATATAAGTCACTTGATTGTTCGATTATGGAGCTTGCTGATGACATCGCGTATGGCGTCCACGATTTAGAAGATGCGATTGTGCTTGGCTCTGTCACCAAATCTCAATGGGTCGAGTCGGCTTACCCTCAACTTAAAGAGATGGCCGACCCTTGGGTTTGTGAACACCTAGATTCAATCACAGAGATGCTTTTCTCTGGTGAGCAGTATCGTCGAAAGGATGCGATTGGTGGGATAGTCAACGCACTGTTGACCAGTATTTCGATTGAACGAGTAGATGCTAGATTTGAGAATGTACTGCTTGCTTACAATGCGGTGCTTGAACCGAGCATGGACGCCACACTCGACAAACTGAAACACTTTGTCAGCGAGTTCGTGATTCAAGTGCCACAGGTTCAAGTGATAGAATATAAAGGTCAGCAGATTATCATGGATATGTTTGAAGCATTCAGCGCAGATCCTGAACGCTTGCTGCCACTACCTATCAAGAAGCAATGGCTACAACATCAAGATGAGTCTCGAAAAATGCGCGTGATTGCGGATTACATTTCATCAATGACCGATGATCTTGCACAGAAAATGCACCAGCAACTGTTCTCAGCTCATACTGAGTTTTAA
- the lon gene encoding endopeptidase La, which translates to MNLERSERIEIPVLPLRDVVVYPHMVIPLFVGREKSITCLESAMEANKQVLLVAQKEADTDEPSIDDLFNVGTVATILQLLKLPDGTVKVLVEGQQRAKIHQFKESEFFLADAEYVVTSELDEKEQEVVVRSAINQFEGFIKLNKKIPPEVLTSLNGIDEAARLADTIAAHMPLKLVDKQHVLEISDVTERLEFLMGQMESEIDILQVEKRIRGRVKKQMEKSQREYYLNEQMKAIQKELGEMDDAPDEFETLKKKIEDSKMPQEAREKTEQELQKLKMMSPMSAEATVVRSYIDWMVGVPWAKRSKVKKNLAKAEEILNEDHYGLERVKERILEYLAVQNRINKLKGPILCLVGPPGVGKTSLGRSIAAATGRKYTRMALGGVRDEAEIRGHRRTYIGSLPGKLIQKMSKVGVKNPLFLLDEIDKMSSDMRGDPSSALLEVLDPEQNNAFNDHYLEVDYDLSDVMFVATSNSMDIPGPLLDRMEVIRLSGYTEDEKLNIAKSHLLDKQVQRNGLKPNEIEIEDSAIIGIIRYYTREAGVRSLEREISKICRKAVKNILLDNSLKSVTVNIDNLKEYLGVQRHDFGKADESNRIGQVTGLAWTQVGGDLLTIETESMPGKGKLTQTGSLGDVMKESIQAAMTVVRSRAENLGINTDFYEKRDIHVHVPEGATPKDGPSAGIAMCTALVSSLTGNPVKAEVGMTGEITLRGEVLPIGGLKEKLLAAHRGGIKTVLIPKDNERDLEEIPDNVIADLKVIPVQWIDEVLKVALERDPSGVEFDVKK; encoded by the coding sequence ATGAACTTGGAACGTTCCGAGCGTATCGAAATCCCCGTGCTACCTCTACGTGATGTAGTGGTTTACCCACACATGGTTATTCCATTGTTTGTTGGTCGTGAAAAATCGATTACTTGCCTTGAATCGGCAATGGAAGCTAACAAACAAGTACTACTTGTAGCGCAGAAAGAAGCGGACACTGATGAGCCTTCAATCGACGACCTATTTAACGTAGGTACAGTCGCTACTATTCTTCAGTTGCTAAAGCTGCCAGATGGTACCGTAAAAGTACTTGTCGAAGGTCAGCAGCGTGCGAAAATTCACCAGTTCAAAGAGAGTGAGTTTTTCTTAGCGGATGCCGAATACGTTGTAACCTCAGAACTTGACGAAAAAGAACAAGAAGTGGTTGTTCGCAGTGCGATCAATCAATTCGAAGGCTTTATTAAGCTGAACAAAAAGATTCCACCAGAGGTTCTAACCTCACTGAACGGTATTGATGAGGCTGCTCGCCTTGCTGATACGATTGCTGCGCACATGCCACTTAAACTGGTAGATAAGCAGCACGTTCTAGAAATTTCAGATGTGACGGAACGCCTGGAATTCTTGATGGGCCAAATGGAGTCAGAAATTGATATCCTGCAAGTTGAAAAACGCATCCGTGGCCGCGTTAAGAAACAGATGGAAAAGTCTCAGCGTGAGTACTATCTGAATGAGCAAATGAAAGCGATTCAGAAAGAACTGGGCGAGATGGACGACGCGCCTGATGAATTCGAGACTCTGAAGAAGAAGATCGAAGATTCTAAGATGCCTCAAGAAGCTCGTGAAAAAACTGAGCAAGAACTACAAAAACTGAAAATGATGTCGCCAATGTCTGCTGAAGCAACAGTAGTACGTAGTTACATTGATTGGATGGTAGGCGTTCCTTGGGCTAAGCGTTCAAAAGTTAAAAAGAATTTAGCGAAAGCGGAAGAGATCTTAAACGAAGATCACTACGGCTTAGAGCGTGTTAAAGAACGTATTCTCGAATACTTGGCAGTACAAAACCGTATCAACAAACTAAAAGGCCCAATCCTTTGTCTTGTTGGTCCTCCTGGTGTTGGTAAAACTTCGCTAGGCCGTTCGATTGCCGCGGCAACGGGTCGTAAGTACACACGTATGGCGCTAGGCGGCGTTCGTGATGAAGCTGAGATTCGTGGTCACCGTCGTACGTACATCGGTTCACTTCCGGGTAAATTAATCCAGAAGATGTCTAAAGTTGGTGTTAAGAACCCACTGTTCCTATTAGATGAAATCGATAAGATGTCTTCTGATATGCGTGGCGACCCATCTTCTGCGCTTCTAGAAGTACTAGACCCTGAGCAAAACAACGCATTTAACGATCACTACCTAGAAGTCGATTACGATTTATCTGATGTGATGTTTGTTGCAACGTCTAACTCGATGGATATTCCGGGCCCACTATTGGACCGTATGGAAGTGATTCGTCTGTCGGGTTACACAGAAGATGAGAAGCTGAACATTGCTAAGAGCCACCTATTGGACAAGCAAGTTCAACGCAACGGTCTTAAGCCTAATGAGATTGAGATTGAAGACTCTGCAATCATCGGCATCATTCGTTACTACACGCGTGAAGCGGGTGTGCGTAGCCTAGAGCGTGAAATCTCTAAGATCTGTCGTAAAGCAGTGAAGAATATCTTGTTAGACAACAGCCTTAAATCTGTAACGGTTAACATTGATAACCTGAAAGAGTACTTAGGTGTGCAACGTCATGACTTCGGTAAAGCGGATGAAAGCAACCGTATCGGCCAAGTAACTGGCTTAGCATGGACGCAAGTAGGTGGCGATCTACTGACCATCGAAACTGAATCAATGCCAGGTAAAGGTAAGCTAACGCAAACCGGTTCACTAGGCGATGTGATGAAAGAGTCGATTCAAGCGGCAATGACAGTGGTTCGTTCTCGTGCAGAAAATCTGGGTATTAACACCGATTTCTACGAGAAACGTGACATTCATGTTCACGTACCGGAAGGTGCAACGCCAAAAGATGGCCCGAGTGCGGGTATCGCAATGTGTACTGCATTGGTCTCTAGCTTAACGGGTAACCCTGTAAAAGCAGAGGTCGGTATGACAGGTGAAATTACCCTTCGTGGTGAAGTTTTACCTATCGGTGGCTTGAAAGAAAAGCTGCTTGCAGCGCACCGCGGTGGCATTAAAACAGTCTTGATTCCAAAAGACAATGAACGTGATTTGGAAGAGATTCCAGACAACGTAATCGCTGACTTGAAGGTGATTCCGGTTCAATGGATTGATGAAGTACTGAAAGTCGCACTAGAACGAGATCCGTCAGGGGTCGAGTTCGACGTGAAAAAATAG
- a CDS encoding ComEA family DNA-binding protein: MRTIYSTLFLTFLILLSPAAYADSPTKAELYDGIEITVNINTATAEELSALLVGVGDKKAQEIVDYRDQNGAFTTADDLVSVKGIGEATVKKNRERIQL, translated from the coding sequence ATGCGCACGATATATTCAACACTATTTCTTACATTTCTGATTCTGTTAAGCCCTGCAGCGTATGCAGACAGCCCAACTAAGGCAGAGCTTTACGATGGCATTGAGATTACGGTCAATATCAATACCGCGACAGCAGAAGAACTATCAGCACTATTGGTTGGTGTTGGGGATAAGAAAGCTCAAGAGATCGTCGATTACAGGGATCAAAATGGGGCATTTACGACTGCTGATGATTTGGTGAGTGTGAAAGGGATAGGTGAAGCCACGGTTAAAAAGAACCGCGAAAGAATTCAACTTTAA
- a CDS encoding IS4 family transposase, with product MTYIEPTLWAQKQFGQAHLNDPRRTQRLVALAASLAEQPGVPVSKLIISPAEMEGAYRFIRNEQIKAEDIAEAGFYVTAQEALEQQTLLALEDTTSLSYSHRSIRDELGHSNQGNRHRAMFVHSTLLFAPDTQSVIGLIEQQRWTRDIEKRGQRHQHATRPYKEKESYKWEQASRHVAERLGDKISDVISVCDREADLFEYLTYKREQQQRFLVRSMQSRCIEEHDNRLYSYASTLLSAGEKVLEIPQKGGRKARKAHLDIKYAPVTLKSPANKKEFDNIPLYYVGCIEQGESGNKLAWHLLTSEPITSKEEALKIVSYYERRWLIEDFHKVWKSEGTEVEQLRMQSKDNLERLSVVLAFIATRLLQLRFMNESDELSKSSCEQVLKGKAWKLMWLKLESKKLPKEAPNISWAYNGIARLGGWKNTKRTGRASIKTLWQGWLRLQTILEGYELAKSLD from the coding sequence ATGACCTATATAGAGCCAACCCTTTGGGCACAAAAACAGTTCGGTCAAGCCCACCTTAATGACCCTAGACGCACTCAAAGACTCGTTGCTCTCGCAGCCTCACTGGCCGAGCAGCCTGGCGTACCCGTCTCGAAACTCATTATCTCCCCTGCTGAAATGGAAGGGGCTTATCGCTTCATCCGTAATGAGCAAATCAAAGCAGAAGATATCGCAGAAGCGGGTTTTTATGTCACCGCACAAGAAGCATTAGAGCAACAGACACTTCTTGCCTTAGAAGACACCACTTCTCTCAGTTACTCCCATCGCAGCATTCGAGATGAACTCGGGCACTCCAATCAAGGCAATCGACATCGCGCCATGTTCGTACACTCAACCTTACTTTTTGCTCCCGACACTCAATCTGTTATTGGTTTAATTGAACAACAGCGCTGGACTCGTGATATAGAAAAGCGAGGTCAAAGGCACCAGCATGCGACTCGACCATACAAAGAGAAAGAAAGTTATAAGTGGGAACAAGCCTCTCGCCATGTCGCTGAGCGACTTGGCGATAAAATTTCGGATGTCATTTCTGTGTGCGATAGAGAAGCCGACCTATTTGAATACCTCACTTACAAGCGAGAGCAACAACAAAGGTTCCTCGTTCGCTCAATGCAAAGCCGCTGTATTGAAGAGCATGATAATCGTCTTTATAGCTATGCCTCTACCCTGTTATCAGCCGGAGAGAAAGTGCTCGAAATACCGCAAAAAGGCGGTCGTAAAGCTCGCAAGGCTCATTTAGATATCAAATATGCCCCCGTGACACTCAAGTCTCCTGCTAACAAGAAAGAGTTCGATAACATTCCGCTTTACTACGTGGGATGTATAGAACAAGGAGAGAGTGGTAATAAGCTCGCATGGCACTTACTGACTTCAGAGCCGATAACGAGCAAGGAAGAGGCACTCAAAATCGTCAGTTATTATGAGCGGCGCTGGCTAATAGAAGATTTTCATAAAGTCTGGAAAAGTGAAGGGACTGAAGTTGAGCAACTGAGAATGCAAAGTAAGGATAACTTAGAAAGGCTCAGCGTCGTTTTGGCTTTTATCGCGACTCGGTTACTCCAGTTGAGGTTTATGAATGAATCAGACGAGTTATCTAAGAGCAGTTGTGAGCAGGTATTAAAAGGCAAAGCGTGGAAGTTAATGTGGCTCAAGTTGGAGAGCAAAAAACTACCGAAAGAAGCGCCTAATATATCATGGGCTTACAACGGTATTGCTCGGTTAGGTGGTTGGAAGAATACCAAGCGAACAGGTCGCGCTTCTATAAAGACGTTATGGCAAGGATGGCTTAGGTTACAAACCATCCTTGAAGGGTATGAACTCGCTAAGTCTCTTGATTAA
- a CDS encoding HU family DNA-binding protein produces MNKTQLVESIAENADISKASAGRALDAFIEAVGTTLQSGDQVALVGFGTFSVRTRAARTGRNPKTGEEIQIAEAKVPGFKAGKALKDACN; encoded by the coding sequence GTGAATAAAACACAACTAGTAGAATCAATCGCAGAAAACGCAGACATCTCTAAAGCTTCAGCTGGTCGCGCTCTAGACGCTTTCATCGAAGCAGTTGGCACAACGCTACAATCAGGCGACCAAGTTGCACTGGTTGGCTTTGGTACTTTCAGTGTTCGTACTCGTGCTGCTCGTACAGGTCGTAACCCAAAAACTGGTGAAGAGATCCAAATCGCAGAAGCTAAAGTACCTGGCTTCAAAGCGGGTAAAGCACTTAAAGACGCATGTAACTAA
- a CDS encoding tRNA-uridine aminocarboxypropyltransferase, with amino-acid sequence MSRYCRQCSKALKACICQWVTPLESNVELIILQHPSEEHRPMGTARILSLSLNNSVTFVGEDFSDNEQLNALLCDEKYQHVILYPSENSVSVESATSPNKKLRVILLDGTWKKAFKMWQVSSNLHALNTVHLPKDLKGNYRIRKAPSENSLSTVEAGYHLLSLLEKDRDFSSLLTAFDQMIQFQINQMPPGVFEKNYLD; translated from the coding sequence ATGTCTCGTTATTGCCGCCAATGCAGCAAGGCTTTGAAAGCTTGTATATGTCAGTGGGTTACGCCACTAGAATCGAACGTTGAGCTTATCATTCTTCAGCACCCATCAGAAGAGCATCGCCCGATGGGAACTGCGCGTATCCTCTCGTTATCCTTAAATAACAGTGTGACGTTTGTCGGTGAAGACTTTTCAGACAATGAACAACTCAACGCATTGTTGTGCGATGAAAAGTACCAACATGTGATTTTATACCCAAGCGAAAACTCTGTTTCAGTTGAGTCGGCAACATCTCCAAATAAGAAGCTGCGTGTGATTTTATTGGATGGCACGTGGAAGAAGGCGTTCAAAATGTGGCAAGTATCGAGTAACTTGCATGCGCTGAATACGGTTCACTTGCCGAAAGATCTCAAGGGTAATTACCGAATTCGCAAAGCGCCAAGTGAAAACAGCCTTTCGACAGTAGAGGCGGGTTATCATCTGTTGAGCTTGTTAGAAAAGGATCGAGACTTTAGTTCTCTGCTAACGGCATTTGACCAAATGATTCAGTTTCAAATCAATCAAATGCCGCCGGGCGTGTTTGAGAAAAACTACCTAGATTAA